Proteins encoded by one window of Pirellulales bacterium:
- a CDS encoding DUF839 domain-containing protein, whose product MKTLSLRTCVVFAAAAFFATPVFAQFSNFTPLPTSAGPTANEATPITFGNPGFTQVSIADRATQIAANKPNSGAWDMITLNETGRDAGRYLLTVFETSSSGVQRQDLLTGVTETIWQSPGVAPALDSHVAFDASYWTPWGTYITAEESWSTAANGSNSPYGRLFEFKNPISAPGILNPVTPASNAGADFTHKNVIPRTSHEGIQFDAAGNMYFIDELNGGNVYRYTTAANYADVLAGTADYFLAGTTSVLRVGDGNTPNATGSFSWVPFTDATGAALAGALTITDLNGVMSVDARNTTNLAPFKGTDYQRPEDLQIQVRADGDEIIYMTTTTTNEIYAINITDAMISVFANTSTNDLATNLAVGGGNSGLASPDNLAIDSLGNIYIIEDRNGGVDNDIWFANDLNKDGDLLDAGEGIGRWASNGTPGSEFTGLYFDPFNPDRAWVNIQHPTSGVDRTIEIAVPEPSTFILAAIGAAGLGLLGLRRRLVK is encoded by the coding sequence ATGAAGACGCTTTCGCTTCGTACTTGTGTTGTATTTGCCGCTGCGGCATTCTTTGCCACGCCTGTTTTTGCGCAATTCAGCAATTTCACACCACTTCCGACTTCCGCTGGCCCCACGGCTAACGAAGCCACGCCGATCACGTTTGGCAATCCTGGCTTTACCCAGGTTTCCATTGCGGATCGCGCCACTCAGATTGCCGCCAATAAGCCGAATTCCGGCGCTTGGGACATGATCACGCTCAACGAAACTGGTCGCGATGCCGGCCGGTATCTATTGACTGTCTTTGAAACCAGCAGTTCCGGCGTACAGCGTCAGGACCTATTGACCGGCGTTACGGAAACAATTTGGCAAAGTCCCGGTGTCGCGCCAGCGTTGGATAGTCACGTGGCGTTTGACGCCTCTTACTGGACTCCCTGGGGCACATACATTACCGCGGAAGAATCGTGGAGCACGGCCGCGAACGGTTCCAACAGCCCCTATGGCCGATTGTTTGAATTTAAAAATCCGATCTCGGCACCGGGAATTCTTAATCCCGTGACCCCCGCCAGCAATGCCGGGGCCGATTTTACGCATAAAAACGTAATTCCCCGCACATCGCACGAAGGGATTCAGTTTGATGCCGCTGGCAATATGTACTTTATCGACGAGTTGAACGGGGGGAACGTTTATCGTTATACCACCGCCGCCAACTATGCCGATGTCCTCGCCGGCACGGCCGACTATTTTTTAGCCGGCACAACTTCCGTCTTGCGCGTGGGTGATGGGAATACCCCCAATGCCACCGGTTCATTTAGTTGGGTCCCCTTTACGGATGCCACGGGCGCGGCCTTGGCTGGCGCTCTGACGATCACAGATCTAAACGGTGTCATGTCAGTTGATGCCCGTAATACTACCAATTTGGCCCCATTTAAGGGGACCGATTATCAACGTCCTGAAGACCTACAGATTCAGGTGCGGGCCGATGGTGATGAAATCATCTACATGACCACCACTACAACCAATGAAATCTACGCCATCAATATTACCGATGCTATGATTTCGGTATTTGCCAACACATCTACCAACGATTTGGCGACCAATTTGGCGGTGGGGGGTGGTAATAGCGGTTTGGCCAGTCCAGACAATCTGGCGATCGACAGCTTGGGGAACATCTACATTATCGAAGACCGCAATGGCGGCGTCGATAATGATATTTGGTTTGCTAATGATCTTAACAAGGACGGCGATCTGCTCGACGCTGGCGAAGGGATTGGCCGTTGGGCATCGAACGGCACACCTGGTTCGGAATTTACCGGCCTGTACTTTGATCCGTTCAACCCGGATCGGGCTTGGGTGAACATTCAACATCCCACAAGCGGGGTTGACCGGACGATCGAGATCGCCGTCCCAGAACCAAGCACTTTTATCCTAGCGGCAATTGGAGCAGCCGGACTCGGGTTGCTCGGGTTGCGTCGCCGGTTGGTCAAGTAA
- a CDS encoding Gfo/Idh/MocA family oxidoreductase, protein MVRGTNRRQFIQTTSAAVVGVGFFSSLSPAVSRAANEEIRFGCVGIGGKGESDSGDAKRFGKVVAICDIDEGRLGTAGDTKFEGAKRYVDFRKMLDEVGKDLDAVTVSTPDHTHAVAAAMAMRMGKHCFCQKPLTHDIHEARVLAEIARDKKVATQMGNQGTANDKLREAVAIVQSGALGDIKEVHVWTNRPIWPQGGKRPPAKEPPKGINWDLFLGPAPERPFGDGYHPFAWRGWWDFGTGALGDMACHTFNMPYWAVNLVDPTTIVATTSGHNRDSYPKWSVIDFEFPKTDKRGAVKVVWYDGGKLPPKEVYDGPDKSGCVIVGSKAKLHGTGDYCENIVLHGIDMPKVEFEKSPGHYDEWINAIKGGQPAKSNFPDYAGKLTETILLGNLAVWAANEPGGPGKKIEWDAKNLKAVNAPEVQHIVKREYRSGFTL, encoded by the coding sequence ATGGTCCGAGGTACGAATCGTCGTCAATTTATCCAAACCACGAGCGCGGCTGTCGTGGGTGTGGGGTTTTTTAGCAGCCTTAGCCCCGCGGTCAGCCGGGCGGCGAATGAAGAAATTCGCTTTGGTTGCGTGGGAATCGGGGGCAAGGGAGAATCCGACTCTGGCGATGCCAAGCGTTTTGGCAAGGTCGTGGCCATTTGCGACATTGATGAAGGCCGCCTGGGAACCGCCGGCGACACCAAATTTGAAGGTGCCAAGCGGTACGTTGATTTTCGCAAAATGCTGGACGAAGTGGGTAAGGATTTGGACGCCGTGACGGTCAGCACGCCCGATCATACCCACGCCGTGGCCGCGGCGATGGCCATGCGCATGGGCAAGCACTGCTTTTGCCAAAAGCCGCTGACGCATGACATTCATGAAGCGCGCGTCTTGGCGGAAATTGCCCGCGACAAGAAAGTGGCCACCCAAATGGGGAACCAAGGGACCGCCAACGATAAACTGCGCGAGGCGGTGGCGATCGTGCAAAGCGGCGCCTTGGGCGATATCAAGGAAGTGCATGTTTGGACCAATCGGCCGATTTGGCCCCAAGGTGGAAAACGCCCCCCCGCCAAGGAACCACCCAAGGGGATCAATTGGGATCTGTTTCTTGGTCCCGCGCCGGAACGTCCCTTTGGCGACGGCTATCATCCGTTTGCCTGGCGCGGCTGGTGGGACTTTGGCACGGGCGCCCTGGGAGATATGGCGTGCCACACGTTTAACATGCCTTATTGGGCGGTAAATCTGGTTGATCCGACAACCATTGTAGCCACCACCAGCGGCCACAACCGCGACAGCTATCCAAAGTGGTCGGTCATCGACTTTGAATTTCCCAAGACCGACAAGCGGGGCGCGGTTAAGGTGGTCTGGTACGACGGCGGCAAGCTGCCACCAAAAGAAGTCTATGACGGACCGGATAAGAGCGGTTGTGTCATCGTGGGTTCCAAGGCCAAGTTGCACGGGACCGGCGACTACTGCGAAAATATTGTCCTGCACGGCATTGACATGCCCAAAGTCGAATTTGAAAAGTCCCCCGGCCATTACGATGAATGGATCAACGCGATCAAGGGGGGCCAACCGGCCAAATCAAACTTCCCCGACTACGCGGGCAAGCTGACCGAGACAATTTTGCTAGGAAATCTGGCCGTTTGGGCGGCCAACGAACCTGGCGGCCCCGGCAAGAAGATCGAATGGGACGCCAAGAACCTGAAGGCGGTCAACGCCCCGGAAGTGCAACACATTGTCAAGCGCGAATATCGCTCGGGCTTTACGCTCTAA
- a CDS encoding protein-tyrosine-phosphatase has product MSGQFIVKFLFAAALGLIVVTVFSAEPPRLHPPLAEYVTERLTEFDEIDAERKKQLTALAEHISQRRRAKEAIKLTFICTHNSRRSHLAQMWASVAAARFNIEGVETFSGGTAATALNPRTVRAFERAGFKVEREKSPANAKNPHYQIEFATGIKPSVCFSKVYNMAPNPTEGFCAVMTCSQADESCPQVAGSVARLAIPYEDPKVSDDTAEEIATYDERCAQIAREMLFVFQEAERMIKAEK; this is encoded by the coding sequence ATGTCAGGTCAATTTATAGTTAAATTCTTGTTTGCCGCCGCCCTGGGATTGATTGTCGTTACGGTGTTTTCCGCCGAGCCGCCGCGCTTGCATCCCCCATTGGCCGAATATGTCACGGAACGCTTGACCGAGTTTGATGAAATTGACGCTGAGCGTAAAAAGCAGTTAACGGCATTAGCCGAGCATATTAGTCAGCGCCGCCGCGCGAAGGAAGCAATTAAACTGACATTTATTTGCACACACAATTCGCGTCGTAGTCACCTGGCCCAAATGTGGGCAAGTGTTGCCGCCGCGCGGTTTAACATCGAGGGTGTGGAAACATTTTCTGGCGGAACGGCGGCGACCGCGCTCAATCCCCGCACGGTGCGCGCTTTTGAGCGGGCGGGCTTTAAGGTGGAGCGGGAAAAATCTCCGGCGAATGCAAAGAACCCGCATTATCAAATTGAATTTGCAACCGGCATCAAGCCGAGCGTGTGCTTTTCCAAAGTTTACAATATGGCCCCTAATCCCACCGAGGGATTTTGCGCGGTGATGACCTGTTCCCAAGCGGACGAAAGCTGCCCCCAAGTCGCCGGGTCGGTCGCGCGCTTGGCGATTCCCTACGAGGATCCCAAGGTCTCCGATGACACAGCCGAAGAAATCGCCACCTACGACGAACGTTGCGCGCAGATCGCGCGGGAGATGCTATTCGTCTTTCAAGAGGCGGAGCGGATGATCAAAGCAGAGAAGTGA
- a CDS encoding sigma 54-interacting transcriptional regulator — protein sequence MLAYLVIREGSNWTDVFRLVPGQTVTVGRAPTNLVILKDDRCSRHHAELFNSGGKWVIRDLESRNGTLVNGEPVRGDHILEPGEHVRIGHSHLIFVHDISKAFPDSGSAFRTGMMATGRLDDTTDGLRESGQVLLDREPTTITHRRGQTKLLEPEALPDTSGTMPKLGRAAAQLARLAFGLAKSPNAKTLAKMTLDGLFDSTQVDQGAVLLIPRDFVGEPTGKELEIVASRSDGVHAYQRISNFLAATVMREGEAVLARNVMGDSHLGTRDSQGEILALSVICAPIRRGERIMGLIHLASTSPQRAPDPDDLEFTLAVAETVGVALENLSQRQELAENLNQIRDENLQLREQLGAQCEIIGSSVSMQQVSREINRAAPNKATVLIRGESGVGKELVARAVHFCSPRKKGPFVCLNCAALAESLLESELFGHERGAFTGATERKIGKFEASHGGTLMLDEIGEMSLNIQAKFLRVLEGHPFERVGGSEQIKVDVRVIAATNRDLEKAVAEAEFRRDLYFRLRVLEITVPPLRKRIEDLPELTHYFLQRYNLETGRKIGGFSPEALDALMQYRWPGNIRELKNVIERAVVLARGEQIELEDLALTKLSTAGDTNEPTIPGQPADFEFMSLDDMERRHILATLRATNWNKSQSATILGIERSTLDRKIRRYELEGQIPKKGLM from the coding sequence GGTAATTCGAGAAGGTTCCAACTGGACCGACGTTTTTCGTCTGGTGCCGGGGCAAACCGTAACCGTGGGCCGGGCACCGACAAACTTGGTGATCCTCAAGGATGACCGCTGTAGCCGACATCACGCCGAGCTATTTAATAGCGGCGGCAAGTGGGTGATCCGCGATCTGGAAAGTCGCAACGGGACGCTGGTGAATGGCGAACCAGTCCGCGGCGATCATATTTTGGAACCGGGCGAGCATGTGCGGATTGGCCATTCGCATTTGATTTTTGTCCATGATATTTCCAAGGCGTTTCCGGATTCGGGTTCGGCGTTTCGCACGGGGATGATGGCGACGGGTCGCCTGGACGACACAACCGACGGCTTGCGCGAGTCGGGGCAGGTGCTATTGGACCGGGAACCTACGACGATCACCCATCGCCGCGGACAGACCAAACTGCTCGAGCCAGAGGCCCTGCCGGATACTTCGGGCACCATGCCCAAGCTGGGCCGCGCGGCGGCGCAACTGGCGCGGTTGGCCTTTGGCCTGGCAAAATCGCCGAATGCCAAAACACTGGCCAAGATGACGCTGGATGGGTTGTTTGATTCCACGCAGGTCGATCAAGGAGCGGTCTTGCTGATACCGCGCGATTTTGTTGGCGAACCGACAGGCAAGGAACTGGAAATTGTCGCTTCGCGCAGCGATGGCGTGCACGCCTACCAGCGGATTTCCAACTTTTTGGCCGCGACCGTCATGCGCGAGGGGGAAGCGGTCTTGGCTAGAAATGTCATGGGGGATAGCCACCTGGGAACCCGCGACAGCCAGGGAGAAATTTTAGCCCTGAGCGTCATTTGTGCCCCGATTCGCCGCGGCGAAAGGATCATGGGGCTGATTCACCTGGCCAGCACCAGCCCCCAGCGGGCCCCCGACCCGGACGACCTGGAATTTACCCTGGCCGTGGCCGAGACCGTGGGCGTTGCGCTAGAAAACCTGAGCCAGCGGCAGGAACTGGCCGAAAACCTGAATCAAATTCGCGATGAAAACCTCCAACTGCGGGAACAACTGGGAGCCCAGTGCGAAATTATCGGCAGCAGCGTCAGCATGCAGCAAGTGAGCCGCGAGATCAATCGGGCCGCCCCGAATAAGGCCACGGTCCTCATCCGGGGGGAAAGCGGCGTGGGGAAGGAACTGGTCGCGCGGGCGGTGCATTTTTGCAGTCCGCGCAAGAAAGGCCCTTTTGTTTGCTTGAATTGCGCGGCACTGGCCGAGAGTCTCTTGGAAAGCGAATTATTTGGGCACGAGCGGGGGGCCTTTACCGGCGCGACTGAACGAAAGATCGGCAAGTTTGAGGCGTCCCACGGCGGCACGCTCATGCTGGACGAAATTGGCGAAATGAGCCTCAATATCCAAGCCAAGTTTTTACGCGTACTCGAGGGGCACCCCTTTGAACGAGTTGGCGGCAGTGAACAGATCAAGGTGGATGTGCGGGTGATCGCGGCAACCAACCGGGATCTGGAAAAGGCGGTGGCCGAGGCGGAATTTCGCCGCGATTTGTATTTTCGCCTACGGGTGCTGGAAATCACCGTCCCTCCGCTACGCAAACGGATCGAGGATTTGCCGGAACTGACCCACTATTTTTTGCAGCGCTACAATCTGGAAACCGGGCGCAAGATTGGCGGCTTTTCTCCGGAGGCGCTAGACGCGCTGATGCAGTATCGCTGGCCGGGAAATATCCGCGAGCTAAAAAATGTGATTGAACGGGCGGTGGTCCTGGCCCGCGGCGAGCAAATTGAGCTAGAAGATTTGGCCCTGACAAAACTCTCCACCGCGGGGGATACCAACGAGCCCACCATTCCCGGCCAACCAGCCGATTTTGAATTCATGTCGCTGGATGACATGGAACGGCGGCACATTTTGGCGACATTGCGGGCGACTAACTGGAACAAAAGCCAGAGCGCGACGATCCTGGGGATCGAGCGCTCGACATTGGACCGCAAAATTCGCCGTTATGAACTGGAAGGTCAAATTCCCAAAAAGGGTTTGATGTAA